A DNA window from Pseudorasbora parva isolate DD20220531a chromosome 19, ASM2467924v1, whole genome shotgun sequence contains the following coding sequences:
- the LOC137048542 gene encoding zona pellucida sperm-binding protein 4-like isoform X1, whose product MAGSWCAGQLLTLCVWVFTFCHAVPQWSNLPQNPQTLMLQKTDRWVQQPVQQASQQFPQQVQQQASQKFPQQFQPKQPVAQAEPLDKCTVADFEQIQCGPPGISGAECQAINCCFNGQQCFYGNAVTVQCIRDGQFVVVVARDVTLPRLSLNSVHLLGGSDPACSPVGSTPSFAIYQFPVTACGTSMIEDSGYVVYENRMTSSYEVGVGPLGSVTRDSHFELLFQCRYSATSVEALVVEVNTVPAPPPVAAPGPLRVELRLANGQCVTKGCAEGDEAYTSYYGDADYPVTKVLREPVFVEVHILERTDPNIVLMLGRCWATSTPSPLSLPQWDLLVDGCPYQDDRYLTTLVPVPGSSDLQFPTHYKRFAVKMFTFVDPASMAPLQETIFIHCSTAVCHPSSGSCDQTCTRKRRDANIKTVSSGQTVVSSGEVNLVM is encoded by the exons ATGGCAGGAAGTTGGTGTGCTGGTCAATTGCTGACACTTTGTGTGTGGGTTTTCACTTTCTGTCATGCAGTTCCACAGTGGAGTAATCTGCCCCAGAATCCTCAAACTCTGATGTTACAGAAAACTGACCGGTGGGTTCAACAGCCAGTTcaacaagctagtcaacagtTTCCTCAGCAggttcaacagcaagctagtcaAAAGTTTCCTCAGCAGTTTCAGCCTAAGCAGCcagtggcgcaggcagagccCCTTGACAAATGTACTGTAGCTGATTTTGAGCAGATCCAGTGTGGCCCACCTGGTATCAGTGGTGCTGAGTGTCAAGCTATCAACTGCTGTTTTAACGGACAGCAGTGTTTCTATGGGAATGCAG TGACTGTTCAGTGTATAAGAGATGGTCAGTTTGTGGTAGTGGTGGCTAGAGATGTTACCCTACCTCGCTTGAGCCTGAATTCAGTCCATCTCCTGGGTGGAAGTGACCCAGcttgcagtcctgtgggatccaCACCTTCCTTTGCTATATACCAGTTCCCTGTCACTGCATGTGGTACGAGCATGATT GAGGACAGtggatatgtggtgtatgaGAACAGAATGACGTCCTCGTATGAAGTGGGTGTTGGACCACTTGGTTCCGTcacaagggacagccattttga GCTTCTCTTCCAGTGTAGGTACTCCGCTACTTCCGTGGAAGCTCTGGTTGTGGAGGTCAACACTGTTCCTGCACCGCCACCAGTAGCTGCTCCTGGACCCCTCAGGGTGGAGCTTAGACTGGCAAATGGTCAATGTGTCACCAAAGGCTGTGCAGAAG GGGATGAGGCATACACATCCTACTACGGTGACGCTGATTATCCGGTCACAAAAGTCCTACGGGAGCCTGTGTTTGTTGAGGTGCACATTTTGGAGAGGACCGACCCCAACATTGTCCTAATGCTGGGCCGCTGCTGGGCGACATCAACCCCCAGTCCACTCAGTCTACCCCAGTGGGACCTTCTGGTCGACGG ATGCCCTTACCAGGATGACCGTTACCTGACCACACTGGTTCCTGTGCCTGGATCTTCTGATCTTCAGTTCCCAACCCACTACAAGCGCTTTGCTGTAAAGATGTTCACATTTGTGGATCCAGCATCAATGGCTCCTCTGCAAGAAACC ATCTTCATCCACTGTAGTACAGCAGTGTGCCATCCCTCTTCTGGCTCCTGTGATCAAACCTGCACTAGGAAAA GGAGAGATGCTAACATCAAGACCGTCTCTAGTGGGCAAACTGTGGTGTCTAGTGGAGAAGTTAACCTGGTCATGTGA
- the LOC137048545 gene encoding zona pellucida sperm-binding protein 4-like → MAGSWCAGQLLTLCVWVFAFCHAVPQWRNLPQNPQTLMLQKTDRWVQQPVQQASQQFPQQVQPKQPVAQAEPLDKCAVADFEQIQCGPPGISGAECQAINCCFNGQQCFYGKAVTVQCIRDGQFVVVVARDVTLPRLSLDSVHLLGGSDPACSPVGSTPSFAIYQFPVTACGTSMIEDSGYVVYENRMTSSYEVGVGPLGSITRDSHFELLFQCRYSATSVEALVVEVNTVPAPPPVAAPGPLRVELRLANGQCVTKGCAEGDEAYTSYYGDADYPVTKVLREPVFVEVHILERTDPNLVLMLGRCWATSTPSPLSLPQWDLLVDGCPYQDDRYLTTPVPVPGSSGLQFPTHYKRFAVKMFTFVDPASLAPLQETMFIHCSTAVCHPSSGSCQQSCTRKRRDANIKTVSSGQTVVSSGEVNLVM, encoded by the exons ATGGCAGGAAGTTGGTGTGCTGGTCAATTGCTGACACTTTGTGTGTGGGTTTTCGCTTTCTGTCATGCAGTTCCACAGTGGCGTAATCTGCCCCAGAATCCTCAAACTCTGATGTTACAGAAAACTGACCGGTGGGTTCAACAGCCAGTTcaacaagctagtcaacagtTTCCTCAGCAGGTTCAGCCTAAGCAGCcagtggcgcaggcagagccCCTTGACAAATGTGCTGTAGCTGATTTTGAGCAGATCCAGTGTGGCCCACCTGGTATCAGTGGTGCTGAGTGTCAAGCTATCAACTGCTGTTTTAATGGACAGCAGTGTTTCTATGGGAAGGCAG TGACTGTTCAGTGTATAAGAGATGGTCAGTTTGTGGTAGTGGTGGCTAGAGATGTTACCCTACCTCGCTTGAGCCTGGATTCAGTCCATCTCCTGGGTGGAAGTGACCCAGcttgcagtcctgtgggatcaACACCTTCCTTTGCTATATACCAGTTCCCTGTCACTGCATGTGGTACGAGCATGATT GAGGACAGtggatatgtggtgtatgaGAACAGAATGACGTCCTCGTATGAAGTGGGTGTTGGACCACTTGGATCCATcacaagggacagccattttga GCTTCTCTTCCAGTGTAGGTACTCCGCTACTTCTGTGGAAGCTCTGGTTGTGGAGGTCAACACTGTTCCTGCACCGCCACCAGTAGCTGCTCCTGGACCCCTCAGGGTGGAGCTTAGACTGGCAAATGGTCAATGTGTCACCAAAGGCTGTGCAGAAG GGGATGAGGCATACACATCCTACTACGGTGATGCTGATTATCCAGTCACAAAAGTCCTACGGGAGCCTGTGTTTGTTGAGGTGCATATTTTGGAGAGGACTGACCCCAACCTTGTCCTAATGCTGGGACGCTGTTGGGCAACCTCAACCCCCAGTCCACTCAGTCTACCCCAGTGGGACCTTCTGGTTGATGG ATGCCCTTACCAGGATGACCGTTACCTGACCACACCGGTTCCTGTGCCTGGATCTTCTGGTCTTCAGTTCCCAACCCACTACAAGCGCTTTGCTGTAAAGATGTTCACATTTGTGGATCCAGCATCACTGGCTCCTCTGCAAGAAACC ATGTTCATCCACTGTAGTACAGCAGTGTGCCATCCCTCTTCTGGCTCCTGTCAGCAAAGCTGCACTAGGAAAA GGAGAGATGCTAACATCAAGACCGTCTCTAGTGGGCAAACTGTGGTGTCTAGTGGAGAAGTTAACCTGGTCATGTGA
- the LOC137048544 gene encoding zona pellucida sperm-binding protein 4-like, translated as MAGSWCAGQLLTLCVWVFTFCHAVPQWSNLPQNPQTLMLQKTDRGLQQPVQQASQQFPQQVQQQASQKFPQQFQPKQPVVQAEPLDKCAVADYEQIQCGPPGISGAECQAINCCFNGQQCFYGKAVTVQCIRDGQFVVVVARDVTLPRLSLDSVHLLGGSDPACSPVGSTPSFAIYQFPVTACGTSMIEDSGYVVYENRMTSSYEVGVGPTGSITRDSHFELLFQCRYSATSVEALVVEVNTVPAPPPVAAPGPLRVELRLANGQCVTKGCAEGDEAYTSYYGDADYPVTKVLREPVFVEVHILERTDPNIVLMLGRCWATSTPSPLSLPQWDLLVDGCPYQDDRYLTTLVPVPGSSGLQFPTHYKRFAVKMFTFVDPASLAPLQETIFIHCSTAVCHPSSGSCDQSCTRKRRDANIKTVSSGQTVVSSGEVNLVV; from the exons ATGGCAGGAAGTTGGTGTGCTGGTCAATTGCTGACACTTTGTGTGTGGGTTTTTACGTTCTGTCATGCAGTTCCACAGTGGAGTAATCTGCCACAGAATCCTCAAACTCTGATGTTACAGAAAACTGACCGGGGGCTTCAACAGCCAGTTcaacaagctagtcaacagtTTCCTCAGCAggttcaacagcaagctagtcaAAAGTTTCCTCAGCAGTTTCAGCCTAAGCAGCCAGTGGTGCAGGCAGAGCCCCTCGACAAATGTGCTGTAGCTGATTATGAGCAGATCCAGTGTGGCCCACCTGGTATCAGTGGTGCTGAGTGTCAAGCTATCAACTGCTGTTTTAACGGACAACAGTGTTTCTATGGGAAGGCAG TGACTGTTCAGTGTATAAGAGATGGTCAGTTTGTGGTAGTGGTGGCTAGAGATGTTACCCTACCTCGCTTGAGCCTGGATTCAGTCCATCTCCTGGGTGGAAGTGACCCAGcttgcagtcctgtgggatccaCACCTTCCTTTGCTATATACCAGTTCCCTGTCACTGCATGTGGTACGAGCATGATT GAGGACAGtggatatgtggtgtatgaGAACAGAATGACGTCCTCGTATGAAGTGGGTGTTGGACCAACTGGTTCCATcacaagggacagccattttga GCTTCTCTTCCAGTGTAGGTACTCCGCTACTTCTGTGGAAGCTCTGGTTGTGGAGGTCAACACTGTTCCTGCACCGCCACCAGTAGCTGCTCCTGGACCCCTCAGGGTGGAGCTTAGACTGGCAAATGGCCAATGTGTCACCAAAGGCTGTGCAGAAG GGGATGAGGCATACACATCCTACTACGGTGACGCTGATTATCCGGTCACAAAAGTCCTACGGGAGCCTGTGTTTGTTGAGGTGCACATTTTGGAGAGGACCGACCCCAACATTGTCCTAATGCTGGGACGCTGCTGGGCGACATCAACCCCCAGTCCACTCAGTCTACCCCAGTGGGACCTTCTGGTTGATGG ATGCCCTTACCAGGATGACCGTTACCTGACCACACTGGTTCCTGTGCCTGGATCTTCTGGTCTTCAGTTCCCAACTCACTACAAGCGCTTTGCTGTAAAGATGTTCACATTTGTGGATCCAGCATCACTGGCTCCTCTGCAAGAAACC ATCTTTATCCACTGTAGTACAGCAGTGTGCCATCCCTCTTCTGgctcctgtgatcaaagctgcacTAGGAAAA GGAGAGATGCTAACATCAAGACCGTCTCTAGTGGGCAAACTGTGGTGTCTAGTGGAGAAGTTAACCTGGTCGTGTGA
- the LOC137048542 gene encoding zona pellucida sperm-binding protein 4-like isoform X2, translating to MAGSWCAGQLLTLCVWVFTFCQAVPQWSNLPQNPQTLMLQKTDRWLQQPVQQASQQFPQQVQPKQPVAQAEPLDKCAVADYEQIQCGPPGISGAECQAINCCFNGQQCFYGKAVTVQCIRDGQFVVVVARDVTLPRLSLDSVHLLGGSDPACSPVGSTPSFAIYQFPITACGTSMIEDSGYVVYENRMTSSYEVGVGPLGSITRDSHFELLFQCRYSATSVEALVVEVNTVPAPPPVAAPGPLRVELRLANGQCVTKGCAEGDEAYTSYYGDADYPVTKVLREPVFVEVHILERTDPNIVLMLGLCWATSTPSPLSLPQWDLLVDGCPYQDDRYLTTLVPVPESSGLQFPTHYKRFAVKMFTFVDPASMAPLQETIFIHCSTAVCHPSSGSCEQSCTRKRRDANIKIVSSGQTVVSSGEVNLVM from the exons ATGGCAGGAAGTTGGTGTGCTGGTCAATTGCTGACACTTTGTGTGTGGGTTTTTACTTTCTGTCAAGCAGTTCCACAGTGGAGTAATCTGCCCCAGAATCCTCAAACTCTGATGTTACAGAAAACTGACCGGTGGCTTCAACAGCCAGTTcaacaagctagtcaacagtTTCCTCAGCAg GTTCAGCCTAAGCAGCcagtggcgcaggcagagccCCTTGACAAATGTGCTGTAGCTGATTATGAGCAGATCCAGTGTGGCCCACCTGGTATCAGTGGTGCTGAGTGTCAAGCTATCAACTGCTGTTTTAACGGACAGCAGTGTTTCTATGGGAAGGCAG TGACTGTTCAGTGTATAAGAGATGGTCAGTTTGTGGTAGTGGTGGCTAGAGATGTTACCCTACCTCGCTTGAGCCTGGATTCAGTCCATCTCCTGGGTGGAAGTGACCCAGcttgcagtcctgtgggatccaCACCTTCCTTTGCTATATACCAGTTCCCCATCACTGCATGTGGTACGAGCATGATT GAGGACAGtggatatgtggtgtatgaGAACAGAATGACTTCCTCGTATGAAGTGGGTGTTGGACCACTTGGTTCCATcacaagggacagccattttga GCTTCTCTTCCAGTGTAGGTACTCCGCTACTTCTGTGGAAGCTCTGGTTGTGGAGGTCAACACTGTTCCTGCACCGCCACCAGTAGCTGCTCCTGGACCCCTCAGGGTGGAGCTTAGACTGGCAAATGGTCAATGTGTCACCAAAGGCTGTGCAGAAG GGGATGAGGCATACACATCCTACTACGGTGATGCTGATTATCCGGTCACAAAAGTCCTACGGGAGCCTGTGTTTGTTGAAGTGCACATTTTGGAGAGGACCGACCCCAACATTGTCCTAATGCTGGGACTCTGCTGGGCGACATCAACCCCCAGTCCACTCAGTCTACCCCAGTGGGACCTTCTGGTTGATGG ATGCCCTTACCAGGATGACCGTTACCTGACCACACTGGTTCCTGTGCCTGAATCTTCTGGTCTTCAGTTCCCAACCCACTACAAGCGCTTTGCTGTAAAGATGTTCACATTTGTGGATCCAGCATCAATGGCTCCTCTGCAAGAAACC ATCTTCATCCACTGTAGTACAGCAGTGTGCCATCCCTCTTCTGGCTCCTGTGAGCAAAGCTGCACTAGGAAAA GGAGAGATGCTAACATCAAGATCGTCTCTAGTGGGCAGACTGTGGTGTCTAGTGGAGAAGTTAACCTGGTCATGTGA
- the LOC137048542 gene encoding zona pellucida sperm-binding protein 4-like isoform X3 translates to MAGSWCAGQLLTLCVWVFTFCHAVPQWSNLPQNPQTLMLQKTDRWVQQPVQQASQQFPQQVQPKQPVAQAEPLDKCAVADYEQIQCGPPGISGAECQAINCCFNGQQCFYGKAVTVQCIRDGQFVVVVARDVTLPRLSLDSVHLLGGSDPACSPVGSTPSFAIYQFPITACGTSMIEDSGYVVYENRMTSSYEVGVGPLGSITRDSHFELLFQCRYSATSVEALVVEVNTVPAPPPVAAPGPLRVELRLANGQCVTKGCAEGDEAYTSYYGDADYPVTKVLREPVFVEVHILERTDPNIVLMLGLCWATSTPSPLSLPQWDLLVDGCPYQDDRYLTTLVPVPESSGLQFPTHYKRFAVKMFTFVDPASMAPLQETIFIHCSTAVCHPSSGSCEQSCTRKRRDANIKIVSSGQTVVSSGEVNLVM, encoded by the exons ATGGCAGGAAGTTGGTGTGCTGGTCAATTGCTGACACTTTGTGTGTGGGTTTTCACTTTCTGTCATGCAGTTCCACAGTGGAGTAATCTGCCCCAGAATCCTCAAACTCTGATGTTACAGAAAACTGACCGGTGGGTTCAACAGCCAGTTcaacaagctagtcaacagtTTCCTCAGCAg GTTCAGCCTAAGCAGCcagtggcgcaggcagagccCCTTGACAAATGTGCTGTAGCTGATTATGAGCAGATCCAGTGTGGCCCACCTGGTATCAGTGGTGCTGAGTGTCAAGCTATCAACTGCTGTTTTAACGGACAGCAGTGTTTCTATGGGAAGGCAG TGACTGTTCAGTGTATAAGAGATGGTCAGTTTGTGGTAGTGGTGGCTAGAGATGTTACCCTACCTCGCTTGAGCCTGGATTCAGTCCATCTCCTGGGTGGAAGTGACCCAGcttgcagtcctgtgggatccaCACCTTCCTTTGCTATATACCAGTTCCCCATCACTGCATGTGGTACGAGCATGATT GAGGACAGtggatatgtggtgtatgaGAACAGAATGACTTCCTCGTATGAAGTGGGTGTTGGACCACTTGGTTCCATcacaagggacagccattttga GCTTCTCTTCCAGTGTAGGTACTCCGCTACTTCTGTGGAAGCTCTGGTTGTGGAGGTCAACACTGTTCCTGCACCGCCACCAGTAGCTGCTCCTGGACCCCTCAGGGTGGAGCTTAGACTGGCAAATGGTCAATGTGTCACCAAAGGCTGTGCAGAAG GGGATGAGGCATACACATCCTACTACGGTGATGCTGATTATCCGGTCACAAAAGTCCTACGGGAGCCTGTGTTTGTTGAAGTGCACATTTTGGAGAGGACCGACCCCAACATTGTCCTAATGCTGGGACTCTGCTGGGCGACATCAACCCCCAGTCCACTCAGTCTACCCCAGTGGGACCTTCTGGTTGATGG ATGCCCTTACCAGGATGACCGTTACCTGACCACACTGGTTCCTGTGCCTGAATCTTCTGGTCTTCAGTTCCCAACCCACTACAAGCGCTTTGCTGTAAAGATGTTCACATTTGTGGATCCAGCATCAATGGCTCCTCTGCAAGAAACC ATCTTCATCCACTGTAGTACAGCAGTGTGCCATCCCTCTTCTGGCTCCTGTGAGCAAAGCTGCACTAGGAAAA GGAGAGATGCTAACATCAAGATCGTCTCTAGTGGGCAGACTGTGGTGTCTAGTGGAGAAGTTAACCTGGTCATGTGA
- the LOC137048542 gene encoding zona pellucida sperm-binding protein 4-like isoform X4: MAGSWCAGQLLTLCVWVFTFCHAVPQWSNLPQNPQTLMLQKTDRWVQQPVQQASQQFPQQFQPKQPVAQAEPLDKCTVADFEQIQCGPPGISGAECQAINCCFNGQQCFYGNAVTVQCIRDGQFVVVVARDVTLPRLSLNSVHLLGGSDPACSPVGSTPSFAIYQFPVTACGTSMIEDSGYVVYENRMTSSYEVGVGPLGSVTRDSHFELLFQCRYSATSVEALVVEVNTVPAPPPVAAPGPLRVELRLANGQCVTKGCAEGDEAYTSYYGDADYPVTKVLREPVFVEVHILERTDPNIVLMLGRCWATSTPSPLSLPQWDLLVDGCPYQDDRYLTTLVPVPGSSDLQFPTHYKRFAVKMFTFVDPASMAPLQETIFIHCSTAVCHPSSGSCDQTCTRKRRDANIKTVSSGQTVVSSGEVNLVM; this comes from the exons ATGGCAGGAAGTTGGTGTGCTGGTCAATTGCTGACACTTTGTGTGTGGGTTTTCACTTTCTGTCATGCAGTTCCACAGTGGAGTAATCTGCCCCAGAATCCTCAAACTCTGATGTTACAGAAAACTGACCGGTGGGTTCAACAGCCAGTTcaacaagctagtcaacagtTTCCTCAGCAg TTTCAGCCTAAGCAGCcagtggcgcaggcagagccCCTTGACAAATGTACTGTAGCTGATTTTGAGCAGATCCAGTGTGGCCCACCTGGTATCAGTGGTGCTGAGTGTCAAGCTATCAACTGCTGTTTTAACGGACAGCAGTGTTTCTATGGGAATGCAG TGACTGTTCAGTGTATAAGAGATGGTCAGTTTGTGGTAGTGGTGGCTAGAGATGTTACCCTACCTCGCTTGAGCCTGAATTCAGTCCATCTCCTGGGTGGAAGTGACCCAGcttgcagtcctgtgggatccaCACCTTCCTTTGCTATATACCAGTTCCCTGTCACTGCATGTGGTACGAGCATGATT GAGGACAGtggatatgtggtgtatgaGAACAGAATGACGTCCTCGTATGAAGTGGGTGTTGGACCACTTGGTTCCGTcacaagggacagccattttga GCTTCTCTTCCAGTGTAGGTACTCCGCTACTTCCGTGGAAGCTCTGGTTGTGGAGGTCAACACTGTTCCTGCACCGCCACCAGTAGCTGCTCCTGGACCCCTCAGGGTGGAGCTTAGACTGGCAAATGGTCAATGTGTCACCAAAGGCTGTGCAGAAG GGGATGAGGCATACACATCCTACTACGGTGACGCTGATTATCCGGTCACAAAAGTCCTACGGGAGCCTGTGTTTGTTGAGGTGCACATTTTGGAGAGGACCGACCCCAACATTGTCCTAATGCTGGGCCGCTGCTGGGCGACATCAACCCCCAGTCCACTCAGTCTACCCCAGTGGGACCTTCTGGTCGACGG ATGCCCTTACCAGGATGACCGTTACCTGACCACACTGGTTCCTGTGCCTGGATCTTCTGATCTTCAGTTCCCAACCCACTACAAGCGCTTTGCTGTAAAGATGTTCACATTTGTGGATCCAGCATCAATGGCTCCTCTGCAAGAAACC ATCTTCATCCACTGTAGTACAGCAGTGTGCCATCCCTCTTCTGGCTCCTGTGATCAAACCTGCACTAGGAAAA GGAGAGATGCTAACATCAAGACCGTCTCTAGTGGGCAAACTGTGGTGTCTAGTGGAGAAGTTAACCTGGTCATGTGA